TTTCCTAGTCATGTTTTACAACTAGCAGGTCAAATTTACGGTTCTGAAAAAATTGCCAGGATAAAATGAGGTGAACCTTACCTGCCACCACACAGACTCAACAATCCGAGAAAAGATCCAAGATTCAATCTTCTCTAATGCAGCCAAGACAGTGCCAGTTTGCTGCCAATCATCCGGAAACTGCATGATAGTAGGTCTAGCCTGCTTGCCACTGGAATTCATTTTCCATCGCATTGGCGGGGAATTCTTGTAAAGCTTTTTTGCATTACTGTTTCTGTTTGTAGTGAAAGCATTCATAACTGCAGGTGATTGGCTTGAAACGCCAAAGGTTTGTGCAATGATCTCTCGTAGGACAATTGTGTTCGATAACCAGAATGTCAACCTACATCAAAATTAAATTCTTAAATCAAATTAGCAGGAGTTAATACTCACGGCCATGTGCAGAATAAAGTTAAGGCATACTATGACCCGTTTATTTACCTTGAAACATCATTGCCACAAGACTTTGCTACAAGCACAAGCCCAGAAACAGAGTTTTTTGCAACAGAAGCTTTCTTATCTGGGGACCAAAACTTTGATGCATGGATATATAACCTAGACAGACGCCGAGCTGGCGTATGCAGCTTATGTGATGAACATCCGTGCTCTGGCATAATAGAGTAGAGAGAAACCTCAAGGGCAGCAACTTCACGAAGCTCTTGCTCCAGCTTTTCAATTTTTGATTCTAATTCCTCAATCTTCTCATCATTCTTTTCATATGCTACTGAGTTGTCATCATCAAGTATGTTCTGTTCAGTATCAGCAATTTCATCGTCAGTGCCAGTACTTTGATCACATTTCGGAGCTTCGTCTAAGACATCAATTTCCTTTGCTTCTTCAATGGCTGTATCACTGGTCTCTACACCCTCAACACCCTTATCATCAGTCGCTATAACCTCAATGGCCTTATCATCAGTCGCTACGCCCTCAATGGCCTTATCTTCAGTTGCTACGCCCTCAATGGCCTTATCATCAGTCTCTACACCCTCAATGGCCTTATCATCAGCAGATGTGCCCTCGGTGGCCTTATTATCATCGGCCCTGCCCTCGGTGGACTTATCATCGGTGGCTCTGCCCTCAATAGCTTTATCATTTGTTTCCTCAGACACATCAGATGAAGGACAAGAAGTAACTTCCACAGTTTCTGGCCTTTGAACTTCAACAGTTTTAACACCATTAGCCACTTTGCTTGGCTTCGGTGCTTTGTTCGGACTATTGTTTGGTGAAATATATTGCAGCTTCTTGTTGACTAGACGAGTGGAATTAGTTCTGGCCAGACGTGGGCTGTTTGGCTTGGTGTCCTTTTTTGCTAGCTTCTTCGGAACCCTTGAGACTCTTTTCGCTTTAGTATCTTCATTGCTGTTAGACTCACCTTGAGATGAAAAGGAGTCTCTAGCTGCTTCATAGTCTGATTCAGCTTCCTTCCCTAGTTTAGCATCTCGTTCCACTTCCACATCAGTTGATTGGTCATTTCTCTCTTCCCCGTTCTCCCTAGCACCCATTTGAGTGTACTAGAAACTTGATACCTAGACAGAACATTAACAAAGTTAGTAACATGAGCAAATGCCTAGCAGCTTGAGTGAGCAATAGGCATGATAGAGAAAGTGACATCCAGGAAGGGCCATCATGATGATTATGCCATGGCAAGGGGCACATGGAAAACGATTGCATATAACGAGCTTTAACTGAAAAAAAATGTGAAATTTGTGTAGACCTGTGCAGACAGTGCAGTAGAATTTCAGAGCAAACAAGTAACCTCCACTGTACTCAACATAAAATGCAGATTTCAGTAAGGCATTCACTTGACTAACTCATTTGTTACCGACTAGCATAATAAGAAGCAAATATTCATGCCGTAAAAGTGTAAAAGAAACTGGATCAAACAGCTAGTACTCTCTATCAAGCCTCGAGATCTGGACAGCTAGGCAAAACACACACCAAAAGACACATCTAACCAACAaaattagggggtgtttggttcagggactttttagtcccagagactagaaaaagtccctaaaaagtccctaggaaccaaacgggagggactttttctaCAAGGACTAGAAAACGACTCTACTAGagagtcttttttgattagtccctgggactagaaaaagtcctaggacttctcAACCAAACACCCCCTTAATGCCCAACAGCAACAAGAGATTTCAGTACAGGTAATGTGTCTCCTAGTGCAATTCACTTGAGGGGGAAGGAGGTGGTTGGGAGGCACATGGCGGTGGGGCGCGGTGAGGTTGTACGACCGTTGGACTGGATTGCATTGGATGGAGAATGAGGTCCCAACTCCCAATTGGACACAAAGCTGTACCGAAATTGGACTACAGGGGAGATCTGACAAGCTGCACCAGATGTAAACTCGGCACTGTCGAAGTACTTGACTCTAAAGAACAATGGACGCGTCCTAGTCGTTGCCCGGAATTTCCAGCCACCAGGCGAAGCAAGAGAGTATGCAAGTGCACTACTCCGATCCATATGGTTGCAAGCAAACGGCCACGGGAATCCACCACGAAGAAGTTCAAGAATGTCCAGAGAAAAAATACAGTATCAGATAGCTGACTAACTGAATTTTACGAATGGACAGAGATTTTTTTTTTTCTATCAGATATCTGACCAACTGAATTTCACAAATGCGGACAACGGGATGCACCAACGGAACCTAAATCCGTATTCAAGATGCCTGGCCTAACGGAGCTCACCAGATGAGGTAGCTGCCATGGAAATTACACACCCGTTACAGGAACAAGAGCAAGAACATGGAAGAAGGAATGCCGGATCCCTTGCTACAGTCACATCGACAGAACTGGTAGCTAGTACGAAgaggaaagaagaaaagaagaaccaATGCAGCAAAAGGAAATCTAGAATCGAGCACTTCGGGAAACTCCCCACAGCGCAGCAGCAAGGGATTCGGGGATGGGTTTTGTGGAGGGGAACAGAGCGGCGGTGCTCACCGGGGTTCTTCTTCTTGCAGTGGCCGCCTCGGCCCCTGCGACGCGAGCGGGAGCGGGAGCCGCGAAACCAAACCAAACCGAGCGGTTGCTCCCTCCTCTGTGTCTTTTTCTAATAAAAAGGGCTTAATGCCCGAGCGGCACCGGGTGCCTCGCCGCGGGGTTGCAGGGGCGGCGCAGGAGCCTCGACTGTGCGCGGCGCGGAATGTTTGTGGGGGGTGGCGGCCGGCGTGGGAGGAGGACTGGAGGAGAGGGGACGGCGCACGCGGCCAGCGGTCACTTGCAGGGGCGATGATGCTGCGGCCAGGGGAGGGGGTGTCACAGGCGTGCAGCGCGTGGGGGTTGCGGTGGTGCGTTTGGGCTGGCGCCTGACGCTGCTCTCATATCACACGACGCGCGCTTCGAGGCCTGCCGATCGGGTCGCTTCACCGCGCGGTGTAGTTAAGCGACCGCTTTCCGCCGGTCTTTTTCTTTTTCAGGGCTGTTTGATAGCTTTTTATTAGTAACACAGTACAACATAAAAACGCGCATATACTCATTCCTATAAACGCAAACAGGCACACCCTGTCACTATGAGCACCTTCTAAAGACTGAGTcgtcatatcatcttgagattttacaaagtcatCGTAAGCGtctcgtagtcgacgggaacgtcttctcccactgaacccgcatcgccgaaaattctgaaataaattcaggaaaaaTGCGAGCATCAAAACTTAAACCCTGATGGGCCGGGGATAACACTGTCATTCTAACCATCCAACTATTCTTAAAAAAAATATTGTGGTCTTAGTTTTACCCTAGGGGATCTTTGATCTTAGTTTACTATATGCATACTGAACATATTCCGTCTGAATGTCATCACATGGTAGTATATCTGGCCATCTGTCGGGCCGGGCCAGGATTACTGAAGCCCGATGCAAAAAAACCTGGCCCGAGCCCTACCCGGCTGTCGGGCCTAAAAatcaggcccgagcccggcccatcaCGCTAAAAGCCCACCAGGCCTTGGGCCTCAagtcgggcctcttccttaaacaGCGAATAGGacgggcccaagcccggcccgtgCACAAGGTCGGATCAGGCAGGGTCGGGTCGTCCGGGTCGGGCAGCCCATGGCCAGGACTACATGGTAGCCTAATAGGGAATGGCAACTGCTCAACAGCCGTTTGCACTAAAATATATAGGGCGTGTTCGGTTGCCTGGGTGGCTCTAGCCTGTATCGCATGGGGCATCCTAGGTGAGCCTGGCCTATTTGAGGGGATGCAAAAATGGAGTGAGATGTGGGTTTGGTTGACTGCATGATATGGATGCACGAGGGATGTTATACACACGGATGTTGTTTGGTAGGCTGAATTGGGCTTAATTCTGTAAACTCTTCTCTTCCAGTTTCAACCGTTCAAAATTTCCAATTGCATCTGGACCATTCCATGGAACATGTAAAACTAATTTGAACTGAAATTGAATGAAAAGTTGAAGTGTCAATTTTATTCATCAGGAATTTCGCAAAGAAATCAAAATATTTCCACCAATCTGGCACATTCTACTGAGATGGAGTAGATGGCCATGGCTGAGAACAACAAGATGAACGGGTGAGGATGACGAGATGGCCATGGCAGAGAAGGCCTGCCGGGAGGAGTTGTTGGTGGCGGAGATGCGACTGCAGCTGGATTGGCTGGCGCAGTTCAAGGGGGAGAAACGCGGCGCCGGTT
Above is a window of Triticum dicoccoides isolate Atlit2015 ecotype Zavitan chromosome 5B, WEW_v2.0, whole genome shotgun sequence DNA encoding:
- the LOC119310817 gene encoding uncharacterized protein LOC119310817; the protein is MGARENGEERNDQSTDVEVERDAKLGKEAESDYEAARDSFSSQGESNSNEDTKAKRVSRVPKKLAKKDTKPNSPRLARTNSTRLVNKKLQYISPNNSPNKAPKPSKVANGVKTVEVQRPETVEVTSCPSSDVSEETNDKAIEGRATDDKSTEGRADDNKATEGTSADDKAIEGVETDDKAIEGVATEDKAIEGVATDDKAIEVIATDDKGVEGVETSDTAIEEAKEIDVLDEAPKCDQSTGTDDEIADTEQNILDDDNSVAYEKNDEKIEELESKIEKLEQELREVAALEVSLYSIMPEHGCSSHKLHTPARRLSRLYIHASKFWSPDKKASVAKNSVSGLVLVAKSCGNDVSRLTFWLSNTIVLREIIAQTFGVSSQSPAVMNAFTTNRNSNAKKLYKNSPPMRWKMNSSGKQARPTIMQFPDDWQQTGTVLAALEKIESWIFSRIVESVWWQALTPRMQTPVEDSSTPSIEKPLGHSLADQHQTTFSIDLWKTAFCDAFSRICPLRAGGHECGCLPVLAKLVMEQCVARLDVALFNAILRESENEIPSDPISDPILDSRVLPIPAGNLSFGSGAQLKNAVGSWSRLLTDMLGMDGDDSHKDGQGAGGNGDVRRDGAESNSFKLLNELSDLLMLPKDMLLEKSIRKEVCPSIGLPLVTRILCNFTPDEFCPDPVPGLVLEELNSESLLERFTEKNLISTFPCTAAAVAYRAPSSEDVAEKVANTSGTGEVHQRASMVQRRGYTSDDDLDDLGSPLMSLYDRSSLPSPCDGVAHFSTRQEGAVANVRYELLREVWSERRD